TCCACAAATTAACCAGAAGACAAATCACCCAACAACGAATCAAAACTGACAACCGGAAATCAGGACTTCACATACGATTCACACCGGATGGATCCAACGGCTGTAGATATATACTACGCTAAATACCGTCAGAAAAATCAACCCTGCCCAGCTGAGTAACCAGGAAGCTTTGCTGGGCCGCGTGGCCTCAGTCATCTGTTTACCAAAGACAACCCAGTGATTAAGAGCCGCAAAGAAGGGGGCTGTGAGGAAGGCGAGCACCGTCACGATATCGACGAGCCGGGTCAGGCTACTGGGATCGTTGCTAGCCATAAAGATAATGATAGCCCCAGCCACAGTGCCGATGACTAGCCAGATATTATGCGAAGGCCTCTTCTCTAGTTTGATACCCGGAAAGAGCGTCAACAGTCCCTCAGACAAACAGCGTGTGTAGCCATCGATCACCGTAATGGTTGTAGAAAACATCGCCGTGAACGCAGCAAAGGAGATAATCGGATGAATCCAGCCGCCCAAGTGCGTCGTGTAGAGCTCGGTTAGCTGGTTGGTAAAGCCAACGTTACTTGCGGCAAACTCAGTCCCGCTACCAAACATCACGAGTGCCCCGAGCGATACAAACACTACGGCGAGCACCATCGTTAGGATGTAACCGATGTTGAAATCGACCATAGCCTCACGCTTGGTCATGGGCTGGTTATCGTCCCGCTGCTTAGCTTGCACCCAAAGCGATTGCATGACCGATACTTCAATCGGTGCCGGCATCCAGCCGAGTAAGGCGATAATGAAGCCAAAACCTACCAAAGTCCAAGGATTCGGGCCCTCAAACTCTGGCGCTGCCACCGGTCCGTGCACAAGGGCTGCTCCGAAGGCAAACAAGGTCGCCACAGCGAGCAAGATCATGATGTATTTCACGATATCGTTTAGCAAATGATAGTGCCCGGCGATGAGCATCGTCGCACAAAAGATCATGATTCCCAAGCTCCAGCCCTCAATGGTGCCCCACTGCCCGACCATACCCCAAGCCAATGCGCCCGTTACATAAGACACTGCACCAATACTGCCGATTCCTGTCACGGTGCAGACGATTTGAAACAGCGCCAATTGCCCCTTGCCCAAACCACGATAGCCATCGATGAGCGATTTCCCAGTCGAGGCCGTAAACCAATGGCCAAATTTAAAGGCTGGGTATTTCAAAATATTCACAAGAACCACCAGCCACACCAACGCGAAACCGTAATGCGCTCCAGCTCGCGTGGACTGCATGATGTGGGATACACCGATCGCCGCACCCGCCATACAGAGGCCTGGACCGATGAATTTCCAGATACTACGCTTCTCCGTATCGTTGCTCAGTGACTCTCCAGTAACAGACATGCCCCAAGCGATGGTGGGCCCGCTTCATCATTTCAATCTGAAATGTCATCGAAACAGTCTCCTATTTGCTTTAAATGCCTGATCAGGTTTGCTCAGGTATTT
The window above is part of the Opitutales bacterium genome. Proteins encoded here:
- a CDS encoding divalent metal cation transporter, whose protein sequence is MSVTGESLSNDTEKRSIWKFIGPGLCMAGAAIGVSHIMQSTRAGAHYGFALVWLVVLVNILKYPAFKFGHWFTASTGKSLIDGYRGLGKGQLALFQIVCTVTGIGSIGAVSYVTGALAWGMVGQWGTIEGWSLGIMIFCATMLIAGHYHLLNDIVKYIMILLAVATLFAFGAALVHGPVAAPEFEGPNPWTLVGFGFIIALLGWMPAPIEVSVMQSLWVQAKQRDDNQPMTKREAMVDFNIGYILTMVLAVVFVSLGALVMFGSGTEFAASNVGFTNQLTELYTTHLGGWIHPIISFAAFTAMFSTTITVIDGYTRCLSEGLLTLFPGIKLEKRPSHNIWLVIGTVAGAIIIFMASNDPSSLTRLVDIVTVLAFLTAPFFAALNHWVVFGKQMTEATRPSKASWLLSWAGLIFLTVFSVVYIYSRWIHPV